The DNA segment GTGAGGAAGATCCGGATCTTCCTTGATTTTTTTACTGTACTTCCTGAGTCCGTGCATCCGACAAGAGAAGATGTGGAGGATGGAGAGAAGATCCGAGGTAAGCTCTGACTCTGGGCAGTGTACAGTGTTGTCGAGGACCACGATTTTTCCACCGTTTTGCTCGACCATGTACTGAATAAGCTCGAATCCAAACCTTGCGAGTCGGTCACGACAGGCAACAACAAGCGTGAGCTTATCTCCCCGCATAAGTTTGTCCAGTAAGGCTTGCAGTCCTTTCCTTTTAAAGTTGATTCCACTGCC comes from the Nodularia sp. NIES-3585 genome and includes:
- a CDS encoding IS607 family transposase, translated to MAYVPLREAVKKLGLHPNTLRKYADNGKIESIKNEAGQRLFNVESYICGATRTSLVCYCRVSSSKQRDDLGRQIAYMQSLYPDAEIIKDIGSGINFKRKGLQALLDKLMRGDKLTLVVACRDRLARFGFELIQYMVEQNGGKIVVLDNTVHCPESELTSDLLSILHIFSCRMHGLRKYSKKIKEDPDLPHNGAEADG